CGTCGACGTGCAGAGAAAAGGCATCTTGGCACGGCACGCCCCGAACTCGGTGCGACGCGCCCGCCACGCTCGCGCCGACCGCGCGCCACGTCGTCACACGTCCGTCCAACCTGTCGGAGGGCTCAAGGGGACGATGGTGCCGGGTGTGCTGCGCGACACGCCTCTAAGACTGCTCGACAGCCACTGGAACATCTGGCGAAATTGCAGGCCGCGCAACTTCACGGGTTCACGCACGCTGATCTGCTTCAAGACCTTCATGTCGGCCTTCTCGACGCCGACGGCGAAGAACGCGAAGGCCCGCGCTTGCTCGCCGTCGTGCACGGCGCGCGCCGCGTCCTGCCACTTGTCGGTCGGCGCTCCGTCGGTCACGAGGAACACCCAAGGCCGGTAGTAGGCGATGCCGTTGCGGCGGTACATGTCCTTGCGAACGCGCAGCATGTCGAGTCCGCGCTCGATGGCGCTGCCCATCGGCGTGTCCCCCTCGGGCAGCAGCGTGAGCGACTCGAAGTCGGCGGCGCTCACGAAGTCGCTCACCGTTCGCACGGGGCCGAACGAGATCACGGCGAGCTCGCAGCGCTTCGCGGCGAGCGGGTCCGCGAGGAGGTCGTCTCGAAAGGCGCGCAGACCGAGGTTGAGCTCGCGCATCGGCTCGCCGCGCATCGAGCCGCTGTTGTCGAGCAGCAGCACGACGGGGCAGCGCGGCTCGGGGTTGTCGGCGAACTCCACTTCCGTGAAGTCGAAATGAGGTGCGTTCGAAGCCATAAAGATCCTCCCCTGCGTTCGTGTTGCATTCATGGTAGCAAAATATTGCAGGCAAGTTGATAAATATCACCAAAAGGGGATTGACTTGGCGATGCAGAATATTTACAGTGTCACCAAAAGAAGCGCCAAGCCTACTGGCACTTCTGCAAAGAATCAGGAGGAGCACGATGATGGACGAACGGAAACAGATCCTGGAACTCGTCGCGGAAGGCACGATCACGGTCGAGCAGGCCGACGAATTGCTCGCCGCGCTGCTCGAACCTCCCCGCCCTGTCGTCGCGCCGCCCGCTCCACCGGTCGCGCCCGTTCCGACGGTTCGCGTCCGACTTCGCGAAAGTCGTCCGGCCCGATCGGCCTTGCCCTCCGACTGGAGCACCCCGACGTTCGAGCAACTGCTCTTGATGGGCAAGTACGGCATCCGGCCGCAATTCCTCGTGGAAGCGCGCGAAGCCGGGCTGGGCAACCTCAGCTTCGAGCAGCTCGTCACGCTCGGGAAGTACGGCGTCAATGCTGCCTACGCCAAAGAGTTGCGAGAAGCGATGGGACAGGCGCTCACCTTCGAGCAATTCGTCACCCTGGCGAAGTACGGCGTGCGCCCCGAGATCCTACGCGCCTTGCGTGACGCCGGCCTCGAAGACTTGGACTTCGACACGGTCGTCGCGCTCGGCAAGTACGGCGTCAGTCCCCAGTTCATCCTGGAACTCGGCGACCTCGGCATGAACGACCTCACGCCCACTCAGCTCATCCAACTCGCCAAGTACGGCATCAGCCCGAAGTTCATTCGGGAAGCGCGCGAAGCCGGCTTCGACTTTCAACAAGGAATGTCTAGCGGAGCCGTCAATGCGGTAGAGCCGGAAGAACCCGAGGAACCCGAGGAACCCGAGGAACCCGAAGAGCCGGAAGAACCCGAGCAGCCCGAAGAGCCCGAAGAACCCGAGGAGCCCGAAGTGCGCGCCGGAGGCGAAGCATGACTCGCCGCCGCTACCCCGTCCTGACCCGCGACCCCATCACGGGCGGCGAGTTGATCGTCACGCGTCTCGAAGGTCCCGAAAGCGGCGTCGTCATCGAAGGCGAGTTCACCCTCGGCTGGATCGCGCGCCTCACGCCCGACCAGCTCGACTTCGTGGGCGTCCTCGTTCGCAACCGTGGCAACGTCCAGAAAGTCGCCGTGGAGCTCGGCGTGGCATATAACACTGCCCGAGCCCGTCTCGACGACATCGTCACCTCACTGGGAGGCGCGCCAGACGCCGAGCCGCCCGCACCTCCGCCGGCCCCGGGACCGTCGCGCATCGACGTCCTGCAACGCCTGCGCGACGGAGAAATCGACTTTCAAACGGCGATGCGCCTCATCGAGGAAGGTCGTCGTTGAGCGACGCGGGAGGCCCTTATGATTCCGGACGTTCAAGCACAACTCACGCACGCGCACCTCGAACGTCTGCGGGAGGAAGCCCGCGTTCACCACCTCCTGGGACGCCGCCGCTCGTGGCGACGCGTGATCGGTGTCGTTTTGATGCGCCTCGCCGTGAAAGTCGAACCTGACTTGGCGCCCGACGCTCGGCTCGTCTGAGCCAAAACGTGAAAGGCGTCCCCGCCGTGGGGACGCCTTTCACGTTCGCGTCACCTCTTCTTCAACACCGTGATGAGCGCTTGCAGTTGTTCGTTCGGGCGTCCCTCCTTGAAAGGATTGAACGGCGTGCCGTTTTGAATCGCCGCGAACAAGCCGTCGGGACGCTGGCCGTTCGCGCCGTTTTGACCGTTCGCCCCGGCCGGACGCTGACCTTGCGGATTTTGGCCGCACCCGTTCGCGGGACGCTGGCCCGTAGCGCCTTGCATGCGCTTGCGACGTTCCTCTTCGTATGCGAGGTCGGCGACTTTCGAGAGTTGCTTTTCAATGAGCATCTTCGTGGCGTCGGCGGGCTTGAGGTCCGTTCTCTTGGCGAAATCCTGCAACACCCGCAGCAACTTCGCCGCTTGCACTTTCGAGAAGGCGAGGCTCTTCGTCTTGTCGACGTCCGCGAGAAGGCGGCGCGTCGGGTCGTCCGAGGGTCGCGAGCAGGGTGCGCCGTGCCGCGTCGAAGGTGCCCGCCTCGACGGTGGGGATGGTGGTAGCATTCGCCGCGTTCACCTGCGCGCCGCGGGCGACCTGAAACGCGAGGTCCGCCGCGCCAACTCGGCGCGTCGGGAAGCGCCACGAGCGCCTCCGCCAGACCGAAGGTCGTTTGAGCGCTCACCGCGCCCGAAGCGAGCGCCAACAGGATCAAGAGGCGTCTCATGTCGGTCCGGGCGGCGTGAGATGACTTGGTCGGCACATGCAGAGGACCCCTTTCGAAGACGTCCCGAGCGCAAGAGCAGCAAGTGAAGAAATCGTGAACCTCAGGCGCACGAAAAAGCGCGACCACTGGGCGTGGTCGCGCCCCCTCGGAGAAGATCAGGAATCGCTTTCCGTCACGACGACGCTCGCGGCGAACTGCGTCGTCTCGCCCGTCGCCTTGTTCCGCAGCGTCACGACCACCGGATACACGCCGTTGGAAAGCGTGCCGTCCGTCGTGGCGAGCAGCGAAAGCGCCACGAGGTCGCCGTTCCAGCTCGCCATGTTCGTCGCCGTCGCGCTGTCGAGGCTCACGTCGAGTCCACTCGGCGCCGTGACGCTCACGAGTTCGAGTTGCGACGTGACGTCTTGTC
This genomic stretch from Deinococcus yavapaiensis KR-236 harbors:
- a CDS encoding vWA domain-containing protein, with translation MASNAPHFDFTEVEFADNPEPRCPVVLLLDNSGSMRGEPMRELNLGLRAFRDDLLADPLAAKRCELAVISFGPVRTVSDFVSAADFESLTLLPEGDTPMGSAIERGLDMLRVRKDMYRRNGIAYYRPWVFLVTDGAPTDKWQDAARAVHDGEQARAFAFFAVGVEKADMKVLKQISVREPVKLRGLQFRQMFQWLSSSLRGVSRSTPGTIVPLSPPTGWTDV
- a CDS encoding SHOCT-like domain-containing protein — protein: MMDERKQILELVAEGTITVEQADELLAALLEPPRPVVAPPAPPVAPVPTVRVRLRESRPARSALPSDWSTPTFEQLLLMGKYGIRPQFLVEAREAGLGNLSFEQLVTLGKYGVNAAYAKELREAMGQALTFEQFVTLAKYGVRPEILRALRDAGLEDLDFDTVVALGKYGVSPQFILELGDLGMNDLTPTQLIQLAKYGISPKFIREAREAGFDFQQGMSSGAVNAVEPEEPEEPEEPEEPEEPEEPEQPEEPEEPEEPEVRAGGEA
- a CDS encoding DUF2089 domain-containing protein, which produces MTRRRYPVLTRDPITGGELIVTRLEGPESGVVIEGEFTLGWIARLTPDQLDFVGVLVRNRGNVQKVAVELGVAYNTARARLDDIVTSLGGAPDAEPPAPPPAPGPSRIDVLQRLRDGEIDFQTAMRLIEEGRR